From a single Hymenobacter sp. YIM 151500-1 genomic region:
- a CDS encoding cupin domain-containing protein, with protein sequence MTTVDFREAHAQQWEQVSEEVERTILRSQPGENRVLIKIGAGRAYPHHAHATPDEVFVVDGVYVDPGVENGRPFGPGSYLYYPPGTEHNATSPSGCTILVWNAGAPKT encoded by the coding sequence ATGACCACCGTAGATTTCCGGGAAGCCCACGCCCAGCAGTGGGAGCAAGTAAGCGAGGAGGTAGAACGCACCATCCTTCGGTCGCAGCCCGGCGAAAACCGCGTGCTTATCAAGATTGGCGCCGGCAGGGCTTACCCCCACCACGCCCACGCCACCCCCGACGAGGTGTTTGTGGTAGATGGCGTGTACGTGGACCCCGGCGTGGAAAACGGCCGGCCGTTCGGCCCCGGCTCCTACCTGTACTACCCACCCGGAACCGAGCACAACGCCACCAGCCCCAGTGGCTGCACCATTCTGGTCTGGAATGCCGGCGCGCCCAAGACATAA
- a CDS encoding DUF808 domain-containing protein: MPSGLFALLDDVSALVKVSAASLDDVPAQVAKTTGKVSGIVIDDTAVTPKYVVGLDPSRELSIIYQIAKKSLFNKLLILTPAALVLGYFAPWAITPILMLGGAYLCFEGYEKVHSLLSKHPDVQPENEQVQAITPEELEQERVAGAVRTDIILSAEIMAIAYSQVTGQSIVNQILVMLAVAVFITVAVYGFVGLIVKADDFGLHLVENTDNPATQKFGRGIVKFMPHFLRILSYVGTAAMLWVGAEIVAHGIPFTNHLLHDLEHALASLPAVAWLAKVLACGVGGLVLGFLIDQVVRLVKKARSGQK; this comes from the coding sequence ATGCCTTCCGGACTTTTTGCTTTACTAGATGATGTTTCGGCTTTGGTGAAAGTCAGTGCCGCCAGCTTGGACGATGTGCCGGCGCAGGTAGCCAAAACGACTGGTAAGGTGTCGGGCATCGTGATAGATGATACGGCCGTTACCCCCAAATACGTCGTGGGCCTGGACCCCTCCCGGGAGTTGTCGATTATCTACCAGATTGCCAAAAAATCACTCTTCAACAAGCTGCTCATTTTAACGCCGGCGGCCCTGGTGCTAGGGTACTTCGCACCTTGGGCCATTACGCCTATTCTGATGCTGGGCGGGGCATATTTGTGTTTTGAAGGGTATGAAAAGGTACATTCCCTACTGAGCAAGCACCCTGATGTGCAGCCGGAGAATGAGCAGGTGCAGGCCATTACGCCGGAGGAGCTGGAGCAAGAGCGGGTGGCCGGGGCCGTGCGCACCGATATTATCTTATCGGCCGAAATTATGGCCATTGCCTACAGCCAGGTAACCGGCCAATCGATAGTAAACCAGATACTCGTTATGCTGGCCGTGGCAGTATTCATCACCGTGGCCGTGTACGGCTTTGTGGGCCTGATTGTAAAAGCGGATGATTTTGGTCTGCATCTGGTGGAGAATACGGACAATCCGGCTACTCAGAAATTTGGCCGCGGTATCGTCAAGTTCATGCCGCACTTCCTGCGCATTCTCAGCTACGTGGGCACCGCCGCTATGCTGTGGGTGGGGGCCGAAATCGTGGCCCACGGCATTCCCTTCACCAACCACTTACTGCACGACCTGGAACACGCGCTGGCCTCCCTACCGGCCGTAGCCTGGCTGGCTAAAGTGCTGGCTTGTGGGGTTGGCGGACTGGTGCTGGGTTTTCTGATTGACCAGGTGGTACGACTGGTGAAAAAAGCACGGTCTGGCCAAAAGTGA
- a CDS encoding acetate/propionate family kinase, translated as MYIFIVNSGSSSIKYQLFRWPAPEPVCSGLVERLGLPDAVVTHNTRRPDGTEATVQRPLPASDHETGLREVARLLTEPEVGVLRDPAEVDVVGHRVVHGGETFAATTLVTPEVKAEIRRLFPLVPLHNPANLLGIEVAEKTFPRARQVAVFDTAFHQTMPEKAFRYALPNDLYTEHGIRAYGFHGTSHKYVADQAARYLGRPEAKLITVHLGNGSSITAVDGGRSVDTSMGFGPLSGLVMGTRSGDLDPSILLHLQQQLGYTPEQVGTLLNKHSGMSGLTGLSDMRDITRALEAGDPHARLAYDLYAYRIRKYLGAYTAVLNGLDAVVFTAGVGENDALVRELVCQNLDYLGIRLDPARNAIRSKELREISPADARVKVLVIPTNEELEIARQCVELLEKV; from the coding sequence ATGTACATCTTCATCGTCAACTCCGGCAGCTCCTCTATTAAGTATCAACTATTCCGGTGGCCGGCGCCGGAGCCGGTGTGCAGCGGGCTGGTGGAGCGCTTGGGCCTGCCCGACGCCGTGGTAACGCACAACACCCGCCGCCCCGATGGCACCGAGGCCACCGTGCAGCGCCCCCTGCCCGCCTCCGACCACGAAACCGGCCTGCGCGAAGTAGCCCGTCTGCTCACCGAGCCGGAAGTGGGTGTACTCCGGGACCCGGCCGAGGTAGATGTGGTAGGGCACCGGGTGGTGCACGGGGGCGAGACGTTTGCGGCTACCACGCTCGTCACGCCCGAGGTGAAGGCCGAAATCCGGCGGCTGTTTCCGCTGGTACCTCTGCACAACCCGGCCAACCTGCTCGGCATTGAGGTGGCCGAAAAGACGTTTCCGCGGGCCCGGCAGGTGGCGGTGTTCGATACGGCTTTCCATCAGACCATGCCCGAAAAGGCCTTCCGCTACGCCCTGCCCAACGACTTGTACACCGAGCACGGCATCCGGGCCTACGGTTTCCACGGCACCAGCCACAAGTATGTAGCCGACCAGGCCGCCCGCTACCTGGGTCGCCCCGAGGCTAAGCTTATTACGGTACACCTCGGCAACGGCAGCAGCATCACGGCCGTGGACGGCGGCCGGTCCGTGGACACGAGCATGGGCTTCGGACCGCTGAGCGGGCTGGTGATGGGCACCCGCTCCGGCGACCTGGACCCCTCCATCCTCCTCCACCTGCAGCAGCAGCTCGGCTACACCCCGGAGCAAGTCGGCACCCTGCTCAACAAGCACAGCGGCATGAGTGGCCTCACCGGCCTGAGCGACATGCGCGACATCACCCGTGCCCTCGAAGCCGGCGACCCGCACGCCCGCCTGGCCTATGACCTCTACGCCTACCGCATCCGCAAGTACCTAGGCGCCTACACCGCCGTGCTCAACGGCCTCGACGCCGTGGTATTCACGGCCGGCGTGGGCGAAAACGACGCCCTGGTGCGGGAACTGGTCTGCCAGAACCTCGACTATCTGGGCATCCGCCTCGACCCGGCCCGCAACGCCATCCGCAGCAAAGAGCTGCGCGAAATCAGCCCCGCCGACGCCCGCGTGAAAGTGCTGGTCATTCCTACCAACGAGGAGCTGGAAATAGCCCGGCAATGCGTGGAGTTGCTGGAAAAGGTGTAG
- a CDS encoding M56 family metallopeptidase, with amino-acid sequence MYYGLLRHLTFHQLNRLYLLAAVSFAALYPALDLSYLLPRPAATSALHLPLPTWAARAAVTSAAPAPTGPNHGAWLLGLYWIGVAVLLLRLLVQLASLVRLHRASRPAAAAGTEFRAVSGEVSPFSFGRSIYLNPNHHAPAELPMVLLHERVHVRQLHTLDVLLAHLHRAAAWWSPAAWLLLRAVQENLEFIADAAVLRESHMPARQYQYSLVQLSTLAPVSALASPFSFLTLKNRIRMMNSRASSPRQLLRYAAGLALLAGLAVACATPKATETPQPSSITQSQDDLQNLTYILDGKEIGRKEGEAFMFSSDSANAVEIVHVFKGNKVGQGVALEALRRDYGSKLDDGILLIVTKKNLDSEAVRSFLAKYNIAGNTSHNSSRSATSKIYEKLRQGQPLTNEEIGGRLIIIDKKEASMQQLQALPAGVVTGLALSDGPTPKYGNKAQHGVLYVMTKSDKE; translated from the coding sequence GTGTACTACGGCCTGCTCCGGCACCTAACGTTTCACCAGCTCAACCGCCTTTACCTGCTGGCCGCCGTGAGCTTCGCGGCCCTGTACCCGGCTCTGGACCTGAGCTACTTGCTGCCGCGCCCCGCCGCTACCTCGGCCCTGCACCTGCCGCTGCCGACTTGGGCCGCCAGAGCCGCAGTAACCTCTGCCGCGCCGGCCCCCACCGGCCCCAATCACGGAGCGTGGCTGCTGGGTTTGTATTGGATTGGTGTAGCGGTGCTGTTGTTGCGCCTGCTGGTGCAGCTGGCTTCACTGGTGCGCCTGCACCGGGCGTCGCGGCCGGCGGCAGCGGCAGGTACGGAGTTTCGGGCGGTGAGTGGCGAGGTCAGCCCGTTTTCGTTTGGGCGCAGCATCTACCTCAACCCTAACCACCACGCCCCGGCTGAGCTACCCATGGTGCTGCTGCACGAGCGAGTACACGTGCGGCAGCTGCACACCTTAGATGTGCTGCTGGCTCATCTGCACCGCGCCGCCGCGTGGTGGAGCCCGGCGGCCTGGCTCCTACTGCGGGCCGTGCAGGAAAACCTTGAGTTCATTGCCGATGCCGCCGTGCTGCGCGAAAGTCACATGCCAGCCCGGCAGTATCAATATAGCCTCGTGCAGCTCAGCACCTTGGCGCCGGTTTCGGCGCTGGCCTCGCCTTTCTCTTTTCTTACCCTCAAAAACCGTATTCGTATGATGAATTCCCGTGCCTCTTCGCCCCGGCAGCTGCTGCGTTATGCGGCCGGCCTGGCTTTGCTGGCGGGTTTGGCCGTGGCCTGCGCCACCCCCAAAGCCACCGAAACGCCGCAGCCTAGTTCGATTACTCAGTCACAGGATGACTTGCAAAATTTGACATATATACTTGATGGCAAGGAAATAGGCCGCAAAGAAGGTGAAGCTTTCATGTTTAGCTCAGACAGTGCCAATGCTGTTGAAATAGTACACGTATTCAAAGGGAATAAGGTCGGTCAAGGTGTTGCTTTAGAAGCTTTACGCCGAGACTATGGCAGCAAACTAGATGATGGAATCTTGCTGATTGTTACAAAGAAAAATCTTGATTCAGAAGCGGTTCGAAGCTTTCTAGCCAAATACAATATAGCTGGTAATACATCTCATAATTCGTCTCGTTCAGCTACTAGCAAGATTTATGAAAAGCTACGGCAAGGTCAGCCGCTAACTAATGAAGAAATTGGCGGCCGCTTGATTATAATCGATAAAAAAGAAGCTTCTATGCAACAGCTACAGGCTCTACCAGCCGGGGTGGTTACAGGTCTTGCACTATCAGACGGTCCGACTCCAAAGTATGGCAATAAGGCACAGCACGGTGTTCTGTATGTGATGACAAAATCGGATAAAGAATAA
- a CDS encoding BlaI/MecI/CopY family transcriptional regulator produces MERLTQPEEDAMRAFWQLGGGFIKDVLELLPEPRPPYTTLASTVRNLERKGYLRGEKLGNTFHFTPLIPAEDYRKRFLGTFVGDYFRNSYKELVSFFAKEQKISAEELKEIVRMIEDQTPPQP; encoded by the coding sequence ATGGAACGATTAACTCAACCCGAAGAAGATGCTATGCGGGCCTTTTGGCAGCTGGGGGGCGGCTTTATCAAAGACGTGCTGGAGTTGCTGCCGGAGCCCCGGCCGCCTTACACCACCTTGGCCTCCACGGTGCGCAACCTGGAGCGCAAAGGCTACCTGCGCGGCGAGAAGCTGGGCAACACCTTCCATTTTACGCCTTTGATTCCAGCTGAGGACTACCGCAAACGGTTCCTGGGCACGTTTGTGGGCGACTATTTCCGCAACTCCTACAAAGAGCTGGTATCGTTTTTCGCCAAAGAGCAGAAAATCAGCGCCGAGGAGCTAAAGGAAATCGTGCGCATGATTGAGGACCAAACGCCCCCGCAGCCATGA
- a CDS encoding M13 family metallopeptidase yields MTLRHTFLLSLGTAAALALAGCASSTPAATSAATDTPAATASATTTTAAPAGPVLPGVGLDPSNIDKSVSPCDDFFQYASGTWLKNNPIPAAESRWSSWNTLINQNEAVMRSILEEAAANRSATKGSNLQKVGDFYASAMDSAAIEKAGLKYLQPELARIQAIRDLKGMQRELVRAQRLQTRSVFGMGVNQDRKNSTQYALYLSQGGLTLPDRDYYLKDDARSKAIRSAYQTYLVNTFKLLGDSEAAAQKNAATVLRLETRLAKASKDRVALRDPYANYNKMTVAEATQQFPNLGLPTLLPALGLGSAKEVIVGQPEFLKEASAALQQEPLADWKTYLRAHLVNSVSSALPKAYVDESFRFQQVLTGAKQQQPRWKRMLRATDAALGEAFGQLYVDKAFTPDTKVKALEMVANIKEAMGEHIQALEWMSPATKQEALKKLNAFTVKIGYPDKWKDYSALQITRESYLKNLLAAREWESKDNLQRYGKPIDRAVWGMTPPTVNAYYNSSLNEIVFPAGIMQPPFFDPKADDAVNYGGMGAVIGHEITHGFDDRGRQSDAEGNLRDWWTKEDAAEFTKRADMVGAQYSAFQPLDSVHVNGKLTMGENLADFGGLALAYSALQKQLQKKYGIQPRPRYDGFSPEQRFFLAWAQIWRTNARPEYLRQQVLTDPHSPAQFRTNGPLMNMPEFYEAFGCKEDAKMVRAQNQRARIW; encoded by the coding sequence ATGACCCTTCGCCACACCTTCCTGCTCTCCCTGGGAACTGCCGCCGCTCTAGCCCTGGCGGGCTGCGCTTCCAGCACCCCGGCCGCTACCTCGGCCGCTACCGACACGCCCGCGGCCACGGCTTCCGCCACAACGACCACCGCCGCGCCGGCCGGGCCGGTGCTGCCGGGCGTGGGCCTCGACCCCAGCAACATCGACAAATCGGTGTCGCCCTGCGACGACTTCTTTCAGTATGCGTCGGGTACTTGGCTCAAGAACAACCCGATTCCGGCCGCCGAGTCGCGGTGGAGCTCCTGGAACACCCTGATTAACCAGAACGAGGCCGTGATGCGCAGTATTCTGGAGGAAGCGGCTGCCAACCGCTCGGCCACCAAAGGCTCCAACCTGCAAAAGGTGGGCGACTTTTACGCCTCGGCCATGGACTCGGCGGCCATCGAGAAAGCCGGGCTGAAGTATTTGCAGCCGGAGCTGGCCCGCATCCAGGCCATCCGGGACCTGAAAGGCATGCAGCGCGAGCTGGTGCGGGCCCAACGCCTGCAAACCCGCTCCGTGTTTGGCATGGGCGTAAACCAGGACCGCAAGAACAGCACCCAGTACGCCCTCTACCTCAGCCAGGGCGGCCTCACCCTCCCCGACCGGGACTACTACCTCAAGGACGACGCCCGCTCTAAGGCCATCCGGTCGGCCTACCAGACCTACCTGGTGAACACCTTCAAGCTGCTCGGCGACTCGGAGGCCGCGGCCCAGAAAAACGCCGCTACGGTGCTGCGCCTGGAAACCCGCCTGGCCAAAGCCAGCAAGGACCGCGTGGCCCTGCGCGACCCGTACGCTAACTACAACAAAATGACCGTGGCCGAGGCCACCCAGCAGTTCCCTAACCTGGGCCTGCCCACCCTGCTGCCGGCCCTGGGCCTGGGTTCGGCTAAGGAGGTGATTGTGGGCCAGCCGGAGTTTCTGAAAGAAGCCAGCGCTGCCCTGCAACAAGAGCCGCTGGCCGACTGGAAAACCTACCTGCGGGCGCACCTGGTGAACTCCGTGTCGTCGGCGCTGCCCAAGGCCTATGTGGATGAGTCGTTTCGGTTTCAACAGGTCCTTACCGGGGCCAAGCAGCAGCAGCCTCGCTGGAAGCGCATGCTGCGCGCCACCGACGCGGCGTTGGGCGAAGCCTTCGGGCAGCTGTACGTAGACAAGGCATTTACCCCCGACACCAAGGTGAAAGCCCTGGAAATGGTGGCCAACATCAAGGAAGCCATGGGTGAGCATATCCAGGCCCTGGAGTGGATGAGCCCGGCCACCAAGCAGGAGGCCCTGAAGAAGCTCAACGCCTTCACCGTCAAAATCGGCTACCCCGACAAGTGGAAGGACTACTCGGCTCTGCAAATCACCCGCGAATCGTACTTGAAAAACCTGCTGGCGGCCCGCGAATGGGAGTCCAAAGACAACCTGCAACGCTACGGCAAGCCCATCGACCGGGCCGTGTGGGGCATGACCCCGCCGACGGTGAATGCCTACTACAACTCTTCGCTGAATGAAATCGTGTTTCCAGCTGGCATCATGCAGCCCCCCTTCTTCGACCCCAAGGCCGACGACGCGGTAAACTACGGCGGCATGGGCGCCGTCATCGGCCACGAAATCACTCACGGCTTCGACGACCGGGGCCGGCAGTCGGACGCCGAGGGCAACCTGCGCGACTGGTGGACCAAAGAAGACGCGGCCGAATTCACGAAACGCGCCGACATGGTAGGCGCTCAGTATTCGGCCTTTCAGCCCCTGGATTCGGTGCACGTGAACGGCAAGCTGACCATGGGCGAGAACCTGGCTGACTTTGGCGGCTTGGCCCTGGCCTACTCGGCCCTGCAAAAGCAGCTACAGAAGAAATACGGCATCCAGCCCCGCCCCCGCTACGACGGCTTCTCGCCGGAACAGCGCTTCTTCCTGGCCTGGGCCCAAATCTGGCGTACCAACGCCCGTCCTGAGTACCTGCGCCAGCAAGTCCTCACCGACCCACACTCACCCGCTCAGTTCCGCACCAATGGCCCGCTGATGAACATGCCGGAGTTCTACGAAGCTTTCGGCTGCAAGGAAGACGCCAAGATGGTGCGCGCCCAAAACCAGCGGGCCCGCATCTGGTAA